A genomic window from Sphingobacterium spiritivorum includes:
- a CDS encoding SusC/RagA family TonB-linked outer membrane protein, producing the protein MRGIVLTLLFFVYMCSFVYAQDIPLSGKISDMDGLPLSDVTVTVMGTQNVTASDENGNFKINTVKGAQIRFTRVGKKTVFLTVGDQHTIIVTMSEVEELEEVVVTGYQTQRKADLTGAVAVVKMDEINAPLTGNVMKSLQGRVPGAFITTNGSPDGSANVLIRGIGTLGNNSPLYIIDGMPSTKSMNEISGLDIESIQILKDASSSSIYGSRAANGVIIITTKKGGKGGPRIDARVSTGIKNYSKSLDWLDTEQRGYVQWRAARNDGTDPNFGVYRFKDTQNSDGTWRLDEIIIPEYIDDAKTMRAANTDWVEEVGQTALVQNYNLSLMTGNDMSRAIFAIDYFDNQGTVRGTYFERLSGRLNTDFSLLNDRVKIGENLSVTKIKQDILGNILDRTRNIQPIIPVHTVDGTGWGGPVAGMSDRQNPVRLIADNAQNNRNTLRLFGDMFMEVKLMENLKFRSMLGMDYSFLWDRNMQKTYVSGFMSENVASLSNVSNRWGNYVWNNTLTYKLSLRQKHHFDFLIGQEMIDYYAENLQAGRRKFASEDPDYMYLDAGEGIQTNSGSGTAYRLLSYFGKFNYNFKDKYLLSATARYDGSSRFGVNNQFGWFPAFSAGWRVSQEDFLKSADVLSDLKIRYGWGKVGNQEIGDFASFGMYQASYATNPTWDPDNGTAYDINGAGTGVLPSGYRRVQQANPDLRWESATQHNIGIDFGFFNQKLTGSFDYFKKQTEDILISPPFIAALGEGGNRWVNGASMSNKGYEVLLSYASSHSDWKYSITGNIAGYRNKIVKLPEDVINSYPGNGVDQTILNRPLNSMFGYVADGLFKTEEEVSAHAEQVGKGLGRIRYKDINQDGRIGDEDRTWLGISDPDFIYGINLSVGYKQWDFSMFWNGVYGGLVNNTAKGYTDFISFFGGENYGTRVLDAWSAQNPQSDIPALSFNDLNNEKRFSSYVVESASYFKLRTLELGYSLSPKALQRIKSQGIRLYILGENLLSFKKTRGNNKYTGVDPETPNSGYPIPFSITAGINVSF; encoded by the coding sequence ATGAGAGGAATAGTCTTAACACTATTGTTTTTTGTATACATGTGTTCGTTCGTGTATGCTCAGGATATTCCCTTGTCCGGGAAAATTTCGGATATGGACGGACTTCCGCTATCCGATGTAACGGTCACCGTAATGGGAACACAAAATGTGACTGCTAGTGATGAAAACGGAAATTTTAAAATCAATACTGTCAAAGGGGCGCAGATACGCTTCACGCGTGTAGGTAAGAAGACAGTCTTCCTCACCGTAGGAGATCAACACACGATAATCGTGACAATGAGTGAGGTGGAAGAACTGGAAGAGGTGGTCGTAACGGGCTATCAGACCCAGCGAAAGGCTGATCTTACAGGAGCAGTAGCAGTTGTAAAGATGGATGAAATCAATGCACCATTGACTGGTAATGTGATGAAAAGTTTGCAGGGAAGAGTACCCGGGGCATTTATCACGACCAACGGCTCACCAGACGGATCGGCGAATGTGCTGATCCGCGGTATTGGTACATTGGGCAATAATAGTCCACTTTACATCATAGATGGAATGCCGAGTACCAAATCTATGAATGAAATATCCGGACTCGATATAGAGTCAATCCAGATACTGAAAGACGCATCTTCATCAAGTATTTACGGATCTCGTGCAGCTAACGGGGTAATCATCATCACAACCAAAAAGGGAGGGAAAGGTGGTCCCCGGATAGATGCACGTGTATCGACAGGTATCAAAAATTATTCAAAGTCACTGGATTGGCTGGATACAGAGCAGCGAGGTTATGTACAGTGGCGGGCTGCGCGGAATGATGGTACGGATCCCAATTTCGGGGTATACCGATTTAAGGATACACAGAATAGTGATGGTACGTGGAGGTTGGATGAAATTATTATACCTGAATACATTGATGATGCCAAGACTATGCGTGCTGCAAATACAGATTGGGTGGAAGAAGTTGGGCAGACGGCTTTGGTTCAAAATTATAACCTAAGTCTGATGACAGGAAATGATATGAGTCGGGCGATATTTGCCATAGATTATTTCGATAATCAAGGGACGGTAAGAGGTACTTATTTCGAACGCTTATCAGGCCGTTTGAATACGGACTTCAGTCTGTTAAATGATCGTGTAAAAATTGGCGAAAACCTATCTGTTACTAAAATTAAGCAGGATATACTTGGAAATATATTGGATCGTACACGTAATATACAACCTATCATACCTGTACATACGGTAGATGGTACTGGTTGGGGAGGACCGGTAGCAGGGATGAGCGACAGACAGAATCCTGTCAGGCTTATTGCTGACAATGCGCAGAACAATCGGAATACGTTGCGTTTGTTCGGAGATATGTTCATGGAAGTGAAACTAATGGAAAATCTGAAATTCAGATCGATGTTAGGAATGGATTATTCTTTTTTGTGGGATAGGAATATGCAGAAAACCTATGTTTCCGGATTCATGTCTGAAAATGTAGCTAGTTTGAGCAATGTGAGCAACAGATGGGGTAACTATGTATGGAACAATACCCTTACCTATAAATTATCCTTGCGACAAAAGCATCATTTTGACTTTTTGATAGGTCAGGAAATGATCGATTATTATGCTGAAAATTTACAGGCAGGACGTCGAAAATTTGCATCTGAAGATCCGGACTATATGTATCTGGACGCAGGTGAGGGCATTCAGACTAATAGTGGTAGTGGTACAGCCTATCGCTTGCTTTCTTACTTCGGTAAATTTAATTACAACTTTAAAGATAAATACTTGCTTTCTGCTACTGCGAGATATGATGGTTCTTCACGGTTTGGAGTTAATAATCAATTTGGTTGGTTTCCAGCCTTTTCTGCGGGCTGGCGAGTAAGTCAGGAAGATTTTCTTAAATCGGCAGATGTACTTTCAGATCTGAAAATCCGCTACGGATGGGGTAAAGTGGGGAATCAGGAAATCGGTGATTTTGCATCATTCGGAATGTATCAGGCCAGCTATGCTACCAATCCTACCTGGGATCCGGACAATGGTACGGCTTATGATATCAATGGTGCGGGAACAGGTGTATTGCCTTCGGGATATAGACGTGTACAACAGGCTAACCCCGATCTACGCTGGGAGTCGGCTACCCAACACAATATTGGAATTGACTTTGGTTTTTTCAATCAAAAATTAACGGGTTCATTTGATTATTTCAAAAAGCAAACTGAGGATATCCTTATATCTCCGCCTTTTATTGCTGCTTTAGGTGAAGGAGGGAACAGATGGGTAAATGGAGCCAGCATGTCAAATAAAGGTTATGAAGTCTTGCTTTCATATGCTTCATCTCATAGTGACTGGAAATATTCTATTACCGGAAATATAGCGGGCTACCGTAATAAAATCGTCAAACTACCGGAAGATGTTATCAATTCCTATCCCGGAAATGGTGTTGATCAAACGATCCTCAACAGGCCTCTTAACTCCATGTTTGGCTATGTAGCGGATGGTCTCTTCAAAACAGAAGAGGAGGTCTCTGCACATGCCGAACAGGTCGGAAAGGGATTAGGACGTATCAGATACAAGGATATCAACCAAGACGGCCGGATAGGGGATGAAGATCGGACCTGGTTGGGGATATCGGATCCCGATTTTATCTACGGTATCAATTTATCGGTTGGGTATAAGCAATGGGACTTTAGCATGTTCTGGAATGGGGTATATGGAGGATTGGTCAATAATACAGCTAAAGGCTATACCGACTTTATCAGTTTTTTTGGTGGTGAAAACTATGGAACACGGGTATTAGATGCCTGGTCTGCTCAAAATCCACAATCTGATATTCCGGCTTTATCTTTTAATGATCTTAATAATGAGAAACGCTTTTCAAGCTATGTAGTCGAGAGTGCCTCGTATTTCAAATTGAGGACACTGGAACTGGGGTATAGCTTATCACCTAAGGCTTTGCAACGAATTAAAAGCCAAGGGATTCGGTTGTATATCTTAGGGGAAAATCTACTGAGCTTTAAGAAAACCCGGGGGAATAATAAGTATACAGGTGTTGATCCGGAGACTCCCAACTCGGGATATCCGATTCCATTCTCTATCACTGCCGGTATAAATGTTTCATTTTAA
- a CDS encoding sugar porter family MFS transporter, producing MNKNMVLAWSFVVALGGFLFGFDTAVISGAEKAVQVFWNLTEFEHGLTMAIALIGTVVGAALGALPSDRFGRKNTLFAVALLYFFSALGTAIAQDWSLFMIFRFLGGIGVGVSSVTAPIYITEISPARSRGKLVGLFQFNVVLGIVIAYLSNYLIGQWGEESWRWMLGIQAFPAALFFILIFFIPESPRWLLLHSDKREEAESIMKKINADNYEEEVLRILDNRQATQLSGQDTASLFSRHYRKPLMLAILFAVFNQVSGINAIIYYAPRIFEMSGLGAQSSLLSTVGIGLVNFIFTLLAINFIDRIGRRKLMLVGSVGLILALGLVSFAFFSGHTEGLSITFYLMLYIAFFAFSQGAVIWVFISEIFPNEVRAKGQTIGSLTHWVMAALITFCFPALTEFLGGGYTFLIFAGFMVLQLVFVLRMMPETKGTSLENMDQTINLH from the coding sequence ATGAACAAAAACATGGTTTTGGCCTGGTCATTTGTAGTGGCCTTGGGTGGTTTTTTATTTGGATTTGATACAGCAGTCATTTCAGGTGCAGAAAAGGCCGTACAGGTATTTTGGAATCTGACTGAATTCGAGCATGGACTCACGATGGCCATTGCTTTGATTGGCACGGTAGTGGGAGCTGCTTTAGGGGCTTTACCTTCCGATAGATTTGGCCGAAAAAATACTTTGTTTGCTGTTGCACTTCTATACTTTTTCTCTGCCCTTGGTACTGCAATAGCTCAGGATTGGTCTCTGTTTATGATATTTCGTTTCCTTGGAGGAATTGGGGTAGGAGTATCTTCTGTCACCGCCCCTATATACATCACAGAGATATCTCCTGCCAGATCAAGGGGCAAGCTGGTTGGGTTGTTCCAATTCAATGTGGTACTCGGTATTGTGATCGCCTATCTATCCAACTATCTCATTGGTCAATGGGGTGAAGAATCATGGCGGTGGATGCTGGGAATACAGGCTTTTCCTGCTGCATTATTCTTTATCCTGATATTCTTCATTCCCGAGAGTCCGAGGTGGCTATTGTTACATAGTGACAAGCGCGAAGAGGCTGAATCTATTATGAAAAAAATAAACGCAGATAATTATGAAGAAGAGGTTCTGCGTATTCTCGACAACCGCCAGGCCACTCAGCTGTCAGGACAAGACACTGCATCTTTGTTTTCCAGACACTATCGTAAACCTTTGATGCTAGCCATATTATTTGCCGTATTCAATCAGGTGTCGGGCATTAATGCTATTATATATTACGCTCCTCGGATATTTGAAATGTCAGGTCTTGGAGCACAAAGTTCGCTGCTCTCCACAGTGGGAATAGGACTTGTCAATTTCATATTCACCTTATTGGCTATAAACTTTATCGACCGCATAGGTCGGCGCAAGCTGATGCTGGTCGGCTCTGTAGGACTGATCTTAGCTTTGGGATTGGTATCATTCGCTTTTTTTTCAGGGCATACGGAAGGGCTTTCCATTACTTTTTATCTGATGCTGTATATCGCATTTTTTGCCTTCTCACAGGGGGCAGTCATTTGGGTGTTTATTTCCGAGATATTTCCTAATGAGGTTCGGGCAAAGGGGCAGACTATAGGGAGCCTTACTCATTGGGTAATGGCAGCTTTGATTACATTTTGTTTTCCAGCTTTGACAGAGTTTTTGGGCGGAGGATATACCTTTCTCATTTTTGCAGGCTTTATGGTCTTGCAATTGGTATTTGTGCTCCGCATGATGCCTGAAACCAAAGGAACATCTTTAGAAAATATGGATCAGACCATTAATTTACATTGA
- a CDS encoding MBL fold metallo-hydrolase — protein sequence MQLHTIDTGFFKLDGGAMFGVVPKSLWQRTNPADEKNLCTWATRLLLIEDGSRLILVDTGLGDKQDAKFFGHYDLHGDDTLDKSLARHGYNRQDITDVFLTHLHFDHCGGAITRDGDKLIPSFANATYWSNEKHWNWATVDPNPREKASFLAENILPIQASGQLKFIEEGQALTEHIDIRIANGHTEAMMLPQIRYKGKTILYMADLLPSVGHIPIPYVMSYDVRPLTTMQERKSYWEEIADQEYILFLEHDPVNECCTLQHTEKGIRLKDTFRLSDI from the coding sequence ATGCAACTACACACGATTGATACCGGTTTTTTTAAACTTGATGGTGGCGCCATGTTCGGCGTCGTTCCAAAATCCCTTTGGCAACGTACAAATCCTGCAGATGAAAAGAACTTATGTACCTGGGCTACCCGTCTCTTACTGATAGAAGACGGATCCAGATTAATACTGGTCGATACAGGATTAGGAGACAAACAGGATGCGAAGTTCTTTGGTCACTACGATCTGCATGGAGATGATACACTGGACAAGTCATTAGCCAGACACGGGTACAACAGACAGGATATCACAGATGTATTTCTTACACACCTCCATTTTGATCATTGCGGAGGTGCCATCACCAGGGACGGAGATAAGCTGATCCCCTCCTTTGCAAATGCAACGTACTGGAGCAATGAAAAGCACTGGAACTGGGCTACAGTTGATCCGAATCCACGGGAAAAAGCGTCTTTTCTGGCTGAAAATATACTTCCCATACAGGCGAGCGGACAGCTGAAATTTATCGAAGAAGGACAAGCGCTTACAGAACACATAGACATCCGCATAGCCAACGGACATACAGAAGCTATGATGCTGCCGCAGATACGGTACAAAGGAAAAACAATCCTGTACATGGCCGATCTTCTCCCCTCTGTAGGTCATATACCTATTCCCTATGTGATGAGTTATGATGTACGCCCGCTCACAACAATGCAAGAGCGCAAAAGTTACTGGGAAGAGATTGCTGATCAGGAATATATTCTGTTTCTGGAACACGATCCTGTGAATGAATGCTGTACACTGCAGCATACTGAGAAAGGAATACGATTGAAAGATACCTTCCGTCTTTCGGATATTTAA
- a CDS encoding hybrid sensor histidine kinase/response regulator transcription factor, which produces MLLYISCQRQESKRKYTIAFSQCIGSDSWRQTMLQEMKRELSFHPEVTFLYSDAQGNSQQQIKQIESFLKQDIDLLIVSPNEADPLTPIVNSIYQHNIPVIVTDRKTSSNLYNAYVGADNVAIGNLAGKYIGNILNGKGNIALITGLKGTSASMEREKGLRESLRDFPRIKISTVLEGQWDREKAQAIARTHIEELERNDLIFAFNDQMALGLRESLQQQNKAHKKTIIGVDALPGPGNGLEQITKGNLQASMLYPTGGAEAIRTAMAILLKRPYQRDNLLGTLVIDSSNANLMALQSEKIELQQADIDRQQVLMSEQSKIYNDQKTILNVVIISLVLAVVFGGLSVIVIKSNWNKNKHLESQNTEILQQQQQLIEMSLQVKESSEARSNFFTNVSHEFKTPLTLILAPVDELLKEKGISKDNKEQLQRIQRSAHKLLKLVSELIDIHKISKSKIKLQSASVKVDHFMHQIITSFKPLSTKHRISLSYTNRAQIKELWFDEYLMEQVMSNLLSNAFKFTEKNGKIDIILERNTFGDHVYLRIIDNGRGISPEHLDHVFDPFYQVGYSPNGSGIGLSYVQEIVTLHHGLITVSSKVNEGSCFTIRLPIGHAHLKDAERRQAAIPAASMSNQTLLIDNDNPRFIEEEVSFISGKLPSILLIDDHADIRLFLKELLKSEYNIYTADNYDRAVQLAINKLPDLIVCDVMLPYKSGIDILNRLKFDAQTSHIPIVLLTAIDSDEGKIAGLKAMADAYLTKPFSADHIKAVIENLLYLRRELKERYISEIEIAAEFADRNHSEQDKRFLNNLSAIVETRLSNAKLSVEDISTELNMSRVQLYRKVKTLLQCSINEYLLQRRLKKAKHLILEGFNINEIAEKVGFSSSAYFTSTFKKRFGMTPTNFKREKIK; this is translated from the coding sequence ATGTTATTATACATCTCCTGCCAGCGACAAGAGAGTAAGCGAAAGTATACAATTGCATTCTCTCAATGTATTGGGTCGGATTCCTGGAGACAAACCATGCTACAGGAAATGAAGCGTGAACTTAGTTTTCATCCGGAAGTAACATTTTTGTATTCCGATGCACAAGGTAACAGCCAACAACAGATTAAACAAATAGAGTCCTTCTTAAAGCAAGATATAGACTTACTGATCGTATCGCCCAATGAGGCCGATCCGCTCACTCCTATTGTCAATTCCATTTACCAACACAATATTCCGGTCATCGTCACCGATCGAAAGACTTCCTCCAACTTATATAATGCTTATGTAGGAGCAGACAACGTAGCTATTGGTAATTTGGCAGGTAAATATATAGGCAACATACTTAATGGCAAAGGCAACATAGCTCTAATAACCGGACTAAAAGGCACTTCAGCTTCTATGGAACGGGAGAAAGGATTAAGGGAATCCCTGAGAGATTTTCCTCGCATAAAGATCAGTACTGTATTAGAAGGGCAATGGGATAGAGAAAAAGCACAAGCCATAGCACGTACTCATATTGAAGAGCTGGAAAGAAATGATCTTATCTTTGCCTTTAACGACCAGATGGCATTAGGATTACGGGAGAGCTTACAGCAACAAAATAAAGCACATAAAAAAACTATTATTGGTGTAGATGCCCTTCCCGGTCCGGGCAATGGTTTGGAGCAGATTACGAAGGGAAATCTGCAGGCATCTATGCTCTACCCTACTGGTGGGGCTGAAGCAATACGCACAGCCATGGCTATACTTCTAAAGAGACCCTACCAGCGTGACAATCTGTTAGGCACACTGGTCATTGATAGCAGCAATGCAAATCTCATGGCATTACAATCTGAGAAAATTGAGCTTCAACAGGCTGATATTGATCGACAGCAAGTATTGATGAGTGAACAGAGCAAGATCTACAATGATCAAAAGACCATTCTTAATGTTGTGATTATCAGCCTCGTCTTAGCTGTTGTATTTGGAGGATTATCCGTCATTGTTATTAAGAGCAACTGGAACAAAAATAAACATCTGGAAAGCCAGAATACAGAAATTTTACAACAACAACAGCAACTCATTGAGATGAGCTTACAGGTCAAAGAGTCATCTGAAGCACGCAGTAATTTTTTTACTAATGTATCGCACGAGTTCAAGACACCACTGACTTTGATCCTGGCTCCCGTAGACGAGCTATTAAAAGAAAAAGGGATCTCTAAAGACAATAAAGAGCAACTTCAGCGCATCCAGCGAAGTGCACACAAACTACTCAAACTTGTAAGCGAATTGATTGATATTCACAAGATATCCAAATCCAAAATTAAATTACAGTCTGCTTCCGTAAAAGTAGACCACTTTATGCACCAGATAATCACCTCCTTTAAACCGCTTTCTACCAAACACAGAATATCACTTTCTTATACTAACAGAGCCCAAATCAAAGAACTTTGGTTTGACGAATATCTAATGGAGCAAGTGATGTCCAATTTATTGTCAAATGCCTTTAAGTTTACTGAAAAAAATGGAAAGATTGATATCATTCTAGAACGCAATACTTTTGGAGATCATGTGTATTTACGTATCATAGACAATGGTCGCGGCATTAGTCCTGAGCATCTGGATCATGTATTTGATCCTTTTTATCAGGTTGGGTATAGTCCTAATGGATCAGGAATAGGACTTTCCTATGTACAAGAGATCGTCACCCTTCACCATGGCCTGATTACTGTAAGCAGTAAAGTCAATGAAGGCTCCTGCTTTACAATACGTCTGCCAATAGGTCATGCACATCTCAAAGATGCCGAACGTCGACAAGCGGCTATACCTGCAGCTTCAATGAGTAATCAGACTTTGCTCATTGACAATGATAACCCCAGATTTATTGAGGAGGAAGTCAGTTTCATTTCAGGCAAACTGCCTAGCATACTTCTGATAGACGATCACGCTGACATTAGGCTATTTCTAAAAGAACTCTTAAAGTCTGAGTATAACATCTATACAGCAGATAACTATGATCGTGCTGTACAGTTAGCTATCAATAAACTTCCTGATTTGATTGTATGTGACGTAATGCTTCCATACAAAAGCGGAATAGATATATTAAACCGTCTTAAGTTTGATGCACAGACCTCACATATCCCTATCGTACTCCTCACAGCCATAGATTCGGATGAAGGCAAGATTGCAGGACTCAAGGCCATGGCAGATGCCTATTTGACAAAGCCATTCAGTGCTGATCATATAAAGGCGGTAATCGAAAACCTACTCTATCTCCGTAGAGAACTAAAGGAACGATATATCAGCGAAATCGAAATTGCGGCTGAGTTTGCTGACCGCAATCATTCAGAACAGGACAAACGCTTCCTGAATAATCTTTCGGCAATTGTAGAGACTCGTCTATCCAACGCAAAGTTAAGTGTAGAAGATATCAGTACAGAACTCAATATGTCTCGAGTACAACTCTATCGAAAGGTGAAGACTCTGCTTCAATGCAGCATCAACGAATATCTCTTGCAAAGAAGACTCAAAAAAGCCAAACATCTCATCCTCGAAGGATTTAACATTAATGAAATTGCTGAAAAGGTGGGTTTTTCATCTTCAGCCTATTTTACATCGACTTTTAAGAAACGTTTCGGAATGACTCCTACCAATTTCAAGAGAGAAAAAATTAAGTAA
- a CDS encoding carbohydrate kinase family protein, which translates to MKIEQLAIKGICFGEVLWDNLPTGKKLGGAPLNVAYHLNKLGIETRMLTRIGKDKNGDELIKLCRALGVPTKLFQVDEVHATSIVEVRIDEHKEVNYEIVYPVAWDYIQLQESDLEVIQKVDFMVFGSLSSRHEISYNTLKHLLKVSKYRVMDVNLRAPFYSEVRVLELLGYADLVKMNREELGIIAEWLKLPGSDSDSQLVEKLMQQYAIGEVIVTYGAAGAVYHAGQGSMRYHFPAYLVDVKDTIGSGDSFLAAFLSKRMRNSTEISIEETMSFAATLSAFVTQSIGACPNYDSGTINRFEWIQYLGR; encoded by the coding sequence ATGAAAATAGAACAGTTAGCAATTAAAGGGATCTGTTTTGGTGAAGTGTTGTGGGATAACCTGCCGACAGGAAAAAAACTTGGAGGCGCTCCTTTGAATGTCGCTTATCATCTCAATAAGCTGGGTATAGAGACGCGTATGCTTACACGGATAGGGAAAGATAAGAATGGAGATGAACTGATCAAGTTATGTCGTGCATTAGGTGTGCCTACAAAACTATTTCAAGTGGATGAAGTACATGCAACATCTATCGTAGAGGTACGTATCGATGAACACAAGGAGGTAAACTATGAGATAGTGTACCCTGTTGCATGGGATTATATTCAACTACAGGAGTCTGATCTCGAAGTTATCCAAAAAGTAGACTTTATGGTTTTTGGAAGCCTCTCTTCCCGGCACGAAATCTCCTATAATACATTGAAGCATCTTTTGAAGGTATCCAAATACAGAGTCATGGATGTCAACCTGAGGGCACCGTTTTATTCTGAAGTACGCGTACTGGAGCTATTGGGTTATGCTGATCTGGTGAAGATGAATAGAGAGGAGTTGGGTATCATTGCGGAGTGGCTAAAACTTCCGGGAAGTGATAGCGACAGCCAATTGGTTGAAAAACTGATGCAACAGTATGCTATAGGGGAGGTGATCGTGACGTATGGAGCCGCAGGGGCTGTATATCATGCAGGGCAAGGATCAATGAGGTATCATTTCCCTGCTTATCTGGTTGATGTGAAAGATACTATCGGAAGCGGAGATTCTTTTCTGGCAGCCTTTTTATCCAAAAGGATGCGTAACAGTACCGAAATCAGTATAGAAGAGACCATGAGTTTCGCAGCAACATTGAGTGCTTTTGTTACGCAAAGTATAGGTGCCTGTCCAAACTATGATTCGGGTACAATCAACCGGTTTGAATGGATACAATATCTGGGGAGGTGA